A window of the Ammoniphilus oxalaticus genome harbors these coding sequences:
- a CDS encoding glycosyltransferase family A protein, with the protein MVSIICCTMRQHFMENAFRNYESQDYREKELIIILNRDDMDRSVWEARARRSSNVTVFQLPESMTLGECLNFGVEQAKYPYVANKQGFWNG; encoded by the coding sequence ATGGTTTCTATTATTTGTTGTACGATGCGTCAGCATTTTATGGAGAATGCATTTCGAAACTATGAAAGTCAGGATTATCGTGAAAAAGAGCTTATTATTATATTAAATCGGGATGACATGGATCGCAGCGTTTGGGAGGCGAGAGCGAGACGATCGTCAAATGTCACTGTGTTTCAATTGCCGGAATCGATGACGTTAGGAGAGTGTTTGAACTTTGGGGTTGAACAGGCCAAATATCCGTATGTCGCCAATAAACAGGGATTTTGGAATGGCTGA
- a CDS encoding ATP-grasp fold amidoligase family protein, whose protein sequence is MKKALTRKQIESLKRSFKKKLGYECDLKDPKTIQEKIQWIKIYGKLERFAKYTDKVEVQTFIIETIGEAYLIPTIGVYEHLEEIEFEQLPQSFVIKATHGSSWYKIVKDKTQIDWMEIQQLLGEWLESSWFSKSKESNYKPLPKRILIQEYLPRAPKTFSEYSFHCFHGEPQFVRIDGYQSLGIYSMDWQPLLERVETTPSNNDEKSIAKPATFAEMERVARALAKDLRYVRVDLFDAAGRVYFNEMTFAPGGGFLQTSEEFGLWIGSLLDLKKYV, encoded by the coding sequence ATGAAGAAGGCTTTGACTCGGAAGCAAATTGAATCATTGAAAAGAAGTTTTAAAAAAAAACTAGGATATGAATGTGATCTAAAAGACCCCAAAACAATCCAAGAGAAAATACAATGGATTAAGATATATGGAAAGTTAGAAAGGTTTGCCAAATATACAGATAAGGTTGAGGTTCAAACGTTTATAATAGAGACAATCGGTGAAGCTTATCTTATTCCAACGATTGGTGTGTATGAGCATCTGGAGGAGATTGAATTTGAACAACTCCCGCAGTCCTTTGTCATAAAAGCAACGCATGGTTCAAGCTGGTATAAGATTGTAAAGGACAAAACCCAGATTGACTGGATGGAGATCCAGCAATTGCTAGGAGAGTGGCTTGAGTCTAGCTGGTTCTCGAAATCAAAGGAATCGAATTATAAACCATTGCCGAAGAGGATTTTGATTCAAGAGTATTTACCCCGCGCGCCGAAAACCTTTTCAGAATACTCTTTTCATTGTTTCCATGGAGAGCCTCAGTTTGTTCGGATCGACGGATATCAAAGCCTCGGCATCTATTCTATGGACTGGCAGCCGCTCCTCGAGCGGGTCGAGACGACGCCGTCGAATAACGATGAGAAGAGCATAGCGAAACCAGCTACCTTCGCGGAAATGGAACGCGTTGCCCGCGCCCTTGCCAAAGATTTACGATACGTACGGGTTGATCTATTTGATGCTGCGGGGCGTGTCTATTTTAATGAAATGACCTTCGCTCCGGGCGGCGGCTTTCTGCAAACATCTGAAGAATTTGGTCTTTGGATTGGGTCCTTGCTAGACTTGAAGAAGTATGTATGA
- a CDS encoding YheC/YheD family protein: MNVQIQRCYHLSPDQVLISKKWRSSRFPRELTLNLGAWRKRMQVVFSDRLASDTIGISTALFPSLTIPANLYYESRWMGTQLIVGPVIALIVGKQELNQDAFDEFETYLQDYASINGLVYICAESGINTQAKTIEGYYYDPQASEEEECWKQGVFPYPGSVFRRVLLQDRIHYDLVTTLQGRLFNGYLFNKYEMWDALSKVPSLRNHLPETALFIGVEDVNRMLARYPSVYLKPMFGGYGIGILKIDQTADGYRLYDGDKVDKSFQAVAEIADDLNPLIMQHYIIQQAVPLLYEDRHVDFRIILQKDGSQSWKSSAVLAKFGRVDQIFTNDASAVMTGMEALMEIFELTEQEAEAKEQQIIDLCIQASHVMEQRYARFGMYGDFGFDVIIDQSKRIWLLEINKFHQYEIGLYVDDNPDELYEKFVTTPLAYAKALAGFG; this comes from the coding sequence ATGAATGTACAGATCCAACGTTGTTACCATCTCTCTCCCGATCAAGTCCTTATTTCAAAGAAGTGGCGGAGCAGTCGATTTCCAAGAGAACTAACCTTGAATCTTGGCGCCTGGAGAAAACGTATGCAAGTCGTGTTTAGTGACCGTTTAGCCTCTGATACAATTGGCATCTCCACTGCCTTATTTCCAAGTCTAACCATTCCAGCGAACCTCTATTACGAGAGTCGATGGATGGGGACGCAGTTGATCGTTGGCCCGGTTATCGCTCTGATCGTTGGCAAGCAAGAGTTAAATCAAGATGCATTCGATGAATTCGAAACCTACTTACAAGATTATGCGTCAATCAACGGCCTTGTCTATATTTGCGCGGAAAGCGGAATTAATACGCAGGCAAAAACGATCGAGGGATACTACTATGATCCACAGGCGAGTGAGGAAGAAGAATGTTGGAAGCAAGGTGTGTTTCCATATCCAGGATCGGTTTTTCGCCGCGTTCTTTTACAAGATCGGATTCATTATGATCTTGTTACTACGTTACAAGGGAGACTCTTTAATGGCTATTTATTCAACAAATATGAAATGTGGGACGCGTTGTCAAAGGTTCCTTCTCTGCGTAATCATCTGCCTGAAACCGCGTTGTTCATTGGGGTGGAGGATGTCAATCGGATGTTAGCGCGCTATCCGTCGGTGTATTTGAAACCGATGTTTGGCGGGTACGGGATCGGGATTTTAAAAATAGATCAGACGGCAGACGGGTATCGGTTGTATGATGGCGACAAAGTTGACAAGTCGTTTCAAGCTGTGGCAGAAATTGCAGACGACCTCAATCCGTTGATTATGCAGCATTATATTATTCAGCAAGCGGTCCCCCTTTTATATGAAGATCGACATGTAGATTTTAGAATCATCTTGCAAAAAGACGGTTCACAAAGTTGGAAGTCATCGGCGGTGTTAGCGAAGTTCGGTCGGGTTGATCAGATCTTCACGAATGATGCGAGCGCAGTTATGACAGGGATGGAAGCGTTAATGGAAATTTTTGAGCTTACGGAACAGGAAGCGGAGGCGAAAGAGCAACAGATCATTGATCTATGCATCCAAGCCAGTCACGTTATGGAACAACGTTACGCGCGTTTTGGGATGTATGGGGATTTTGGATTTGATGTGATCATCGATCAATCCAAGCGGATCTGGCTGTTAGAAATCAACAAATTTCATCAGTATGAAATAGGATTATATGTAGATGACAATCCTGATGAACTGTACGAAAAATTTGTGACAACACCGCTTGCTTATGCTAAAGCGCTGGCTGGTTTTGGATAG
- a CDS encoding recombinase family protein, with product MWKNEGHMKINLYGYKCNNGQALIEKEEAKVVRKIFQLRSEGMEYSLISRHLNESGYIMDRGRAFTAQRVSIILQNVFYVGFVEFADIKTKEFQLVKGTHLPIITKDIWNEVQKVEHKQKLQNKDN from the coding sequence ATGTGGAAAAATGAAGGTCATATGAAAATAAATTTATACGGTTACAAATGTAATAATGGGCAAGCGCTAATTGAAAAAGAAGAAGCAAAAGTAGTACGCAAGATTTTCCAGCTAAGAAGTGAAGGTATGGAATATAGCTTAATTTCAAGACATTTGAATGAATCAGGATACATTATGGACAGAGGAAGGGCATTTACTGCACAAAGGGTTTCAATAATATTGCAAAACGTATTTTACGTAGGATTTGTTGAATTTGCTGATATTAAGACAAAAGAATTTCAACTAGTCAAAGGAACGCATTTGCCAATTATTACAAAGGATATATGGAATGAAGTGCAGAAAGTGGAGCACAAGCAAAAGCTGCAGAATAAGGATAATTAA
- a CDS encoding ATP-dependent DNA helicase: protein MEWLKKRDCSIGEKRFGQLYKVFGNDTIECLIKTPELIRQILPFSDVSYSLYQEFKEVQKKNNFAELLAYELGKPMVHLAGAIAKIEQEQKSNIFSIICDSPYLLYKYIDVDLAIYDEFAIGNLNITPENTMRIEQWALDILVNNTNQGNTAMDIQEFYCEMEIKLQLSKKLIAEEITKMQSREFKIEGNYIVLYKENKIEKELAYHAHRIATKKLEIYPSNIEKHCKPLNTEQRKAVETVFSENGALSIVTGNPGTGKTTLISSIVNIASEANLQVRLVAFTGRASEKLNAATGAPATTIHSLIEEIRSYCKETVQADIIVIDEASMIDNILANKLFRVLPSGCRVIIVGDINQVESIGAGSFLRDIVDSKRFVHTVLTRIHRQASDSLIRINSDRLLVGKEFIESPFDSDFALIDADDGKIISELEYVFHDLWRKGYNPLTDIQILTLFSSEEYRFGCINVSRLIQKWTTKLRWSSNPPPFGQDLGIGLGDKVVQNANNKEKGVLNGEIGFVVGICPEREILTIDYGNQNDKFITYRFDELNQITLGSCLTVHKAQGNEYRIVILLVPTESEHLIRRDVIYSAITRAKEKLYIVGNLNTLYRNLYELKIKTRTTLLTKYVMERFQNENDEPEEIFGDKNTIEFYWN, encoded by the coding sequence TTGGAATGGCTGAAAAAAAGAGATTGCTCTATCGGCGAAAAGAGATTTGGGCAACTTTATAAAGTATTTGGGAACGACACAATTGAATGTTTAATTAAGACACCTGAGCTAATAAGACAAATATTGCCCTTTAGTGATGTAAGTTATAGTCTCTATCAAGAATTTAAGGAAGTACAAAAGAAAAACAACTTTGCAGAGCTACTAGCGTATGAACTAGGAAAGCCCATGGTGCATTTGGCAGGTGCGATTGCAAAGATTGAACAGGAGCAAAAAAGCAATATTTTTTCAATAATTTGCGATTCCCCATATCTACTATATAAATATATAGATGTTGATTTAGCGATATATGATGAATTTGCAATTGGAAATTTAAATATAACACCTGAAAATACTATGAGGATTGAACAATGGGCGCTGGATATATTGGTCAACAATACTAATCAGGGAAATACTGCGATGGATATTCAGGAATTTTATTGTGAAATGGAAATTAAGCTGCAACTTAGTAAAAAGTTAATAGCTGAAGAAATAACAAAAATGCAATCTCGAGAATTTAAGATTGAAGGCAACTATATTGTTCTTTATAAGGAAAATAAAATTGAAAAAGAACTTGCCTACCACGCTCACCGCATTGCAACTAAAAAGTTAGAAATATATCCTTCCAATATCGAGAAGCATTGTAAACCACTCAATACAGAACAAAGAAAGGCTGTTGAGACTGTATTCAGTGAGAATGGTGCTTTAAGTATTGTAACTGGCAATCCAGGTACTGGAAAGACAACTTTGATTTCCTCGATAGTGAATATTGCGTCAGAAGCAAATCTTCAAGTGAGGCTTGTTGCATTTACTGGTAGGGCAAGTGAGAAATTAAATGCTGCAACAGGTGCCCCCGCTACCACTATTCATAGTCTGATTGAGGAAATACGTTCCTATTGTAAAGAAACTGTTCAAGCAGACATCATAGTAATTGATGAAGCTAGCATGATAGACAATATTTTAGCCAATAAGCTTTTTAGAGTTTTACCAAGTGGTTGTCGTGTAATCATTGTCGGCGACATAAATCAGGTTGAAAGCATAGGAGCAGGAAGCTTTCTAAGGGACATTGTTGATAGTAAGAGATTTGTACATACGGTATTAACACGTATACATAGGCAAGCAAGTGATAGCTTGATAAGGATTAATTCAGACCGTTTATTAGTGGGTAAAGAATTTATTGAGAGTCCATTTGATTCAGACTTTGCACTAATTGATGCTGACGATGGGAAGATAATTTCCGAACTGGAATATGTTTTTCATGACCTTTGGAGAAAGGGATATAACCCGTTAACAGATATTCAGATATTAACACTTTTTAGTTCAGAAGAATATCGTTTTGGATGCATTAATGTAAGTCGCCTAATACAGAAATGGACTACCAAGCTTAGATGGTCTAGTAATCCCCCACCATTTGGACAAGATTTGGGCATAGGTCTAGGCGATAAAGTTGTTCAAAACGCCAACAACAAAGAAAAAGGTGTTTTGAACGGAGAGATTGGTTTTGTTGTAGGTATTTGTCCTGAACGTGAAATCCTCACAATAGATTATGGGAATCAAAATGATAAATTTATTACTTATAGATTCGATGAATTAAATCAAATCACCTTGGGCAGTTGCTTAACGGTTCATAAAGCCCAAGGTAATGAATACCGTATAGTAATTCTATTGGTACCTACGGAAAGCGAGCATCTAATAAGACGTGATGTGATTTACTCCGCTATCACCAGAGCCAAAGAAAAGCTATACATTGTAGGTAATTTAAATACATTGTACAGAAACCTTTATGAGTTGAAGATAAAAACAAGAACAACATTATTAACAAAATATGTTATGGAGCGATTTCAAAATGAAAATGATGAACCAGAAGAAATTTTTGGAGATAAAAATACAATTGAATTTTACTGGAATTAA
- a CDS encoding recombinase family protein, whose product MSTNLIKCCGYVRVSTEEQLEGYSLEFQADEIRKYASLNGYEIVDIYEERGESAKNLNRTQFQRMVKDLYENKFEVILAWKVDRISRDVVDLMQLIKELNGKDKKLVITSTNSDSTKENDDIVFLLQGYFSELERKKILERTSLGMKKRALEGYRNGGKVFGYDMVNKHLVVNEDESKIVQEIFELRALGKGYKYIALQLNARGIKTKRNNSFSIAGIKGILNNVIYIGLIKYGEYVNWNEKRRAGRAEPEIVIGQHKKIISQELWDNVQEINKKYREKRLVNRTVKGELLLTGVLRCPVCNYGTVMHKSKGHFYYMCGQYHNKGITVCRSNLVKRDFIEKHVENVVLQIINNEEIIQEMIEYHEKTSNANTDLAESQLKSIINKIELTNKRLTKLEEEYLNDLLNDYARERNNKLAEKVSKELQELEINKGFLEEEIAEKENKQINEKGIREAFKDFESVYFSADRLLKKSLLRALIKRIEVSKDRKRLESIEFWFFPDYRLPLGELRRRSVYSQRIVKTIEGRRRCNDSRGQRAYDSGYNRAGIY is encoded by the coding sequence ATGAGTACAAATTTAATTAAATGTTGTGGGTATGTTAGAGTGAGCACGGAAGAGCAATTGGAAGGTTACTCTCTTGAATTTCAAGCAGACGAGATAAGAAAATATGCAAGCTTAAACGGATATGAAATAGTGGATATATATGAGGAGCGGGGAGAATCAGCGAAAAATTTAAACCGTACCCAATTCCAAAGAATGGTGAAAGATTTATATGAGAATAAATTTGAAGTAATATTAGCTTGGAAAGTTGATAGAATCAGCCGAGATGTTGTTGATTTAATGCAATTAATAAAAGAACTAAACGGGAAAGATAAAAAGCTTGTAATTACCTCCACAAATTCAGATTCTACAAAAGAGAATGATGACATTGTGTTTCTTTTACAGGGGTACTTTTCTGAATTGGAAAGAAAAAAGATACTTGAAAGAACAAGTTTGGGTATGAAAAAGAGGGCCTTAGAAGGGTATCGTAATGGCGGTAAAGTTTTTGGTTACGATATGGTTAACAAACATTTGGTTGTAAATGAAGATGAAAGTAAGATAGTCCAAGAGATATTTGAACTAAGAGCTCTTGGAAAAGGATATAAATATATTGCCCTACAATTGAATGCAAGAGGAATTAAAACAAAAAGGAACAACTCCTTTTCTATAGCTGGAATAAAGGGAATCCTGAATAATGTGATATATATAGGTCTAATAAAATATGGAGAGTATGTTAATTGGAATGAAAAGAGAAGGGCAGGAAGAGCAGAGCCTGAGATTGTAATAGGCCAGCATAAAAAGATTATTTCACAGGAGTTATGGGATAATGTACAAGAGATAAATAAAAAGTATAGAGAAAAAAGGTTAGTGAATAGAACTGTGAAAGGGGAATTACTGCTTACTGGTGTCCTTAGGTGCCCTGTTTGTAATTACGGTACTGTTATGCATAAAAGTAAAGGGCACTTCTATTATATGTGTGGACAATATCACAATAAAGGAATTACAGTATGCAGAAGTAATCTTGTTAAAAGGGACTTTATAGAAAAACACGTTGAAAATGTGGTACTACAAATAATTAATAATGAGGAAATAATACAAGAAATGATTGAGTATCACGAAAAAACTAGTAATGCAAATACTGATTTAGCTGAGAGTCAATTGAAAAGTATTATAAATAAAATTGAACTTACAAATAAGAGACTTACAAAACTTGAAGAAGAATATCTAAATGATTTATTGAATGACTACGCTAGGGAACGTAATAATAAGCTAGCTGAAAAAGTTTCTAAAGAACTTCAAGAACTAGAGATTAACAAAGGATTTTTAGAGGAAGAGATAGCTGAAAAGGAAAATAAGCAAATTAATGAAAAAGGAATAAGAGAAGCCTTTAAAGACTTTGAATCAGTTTATTTCTCGGCGGATAGGTTGTTAAAGAAATCGTTATTAAGGGCACTGATAAAAAGGATTGAAGTCTCAAAGGACAGAAAAAGACTTGAATCTATAGAGTTTTGGTTTTTTCCTGACTATCGTTTGCCATTAGGTGAGTTAAGGCGAAGGTCAGTTTATTCTCAACGGATCGTTAAAACAATTGAAGGTAGGCGACGTTGTAACGATTCCCGCGGGCAGCGCGCATACGATTCGGGCTACAACAGAGCTGGAATTTATTGA
- a CDS encoding crossover junction endodeoxyribonuclease RuvC: MDYLLALDPATVTGYAIFRINGENAKLIEYGTCKLNDKKEKGIEKALNIKVLLSDIFARFNISIVAGEDVVFVRNFDSAVDLLKLQAVIELFCIGKGVKYAYKAFKPRSWRGRANGVGALLEVEKGNVSQTVWHGYMKNIVASDIDGNAADAIGIGMCYLYRELQIPFANIMLKDNK; the protein is encoded by the coding sequence TTGGATTATCTTTTAGCCCTTGACCCTGCAACGGTCACTGGTTACGCCATTTTTAGGATAAACGGAGAAAATGCGAAGTTAATTGAATACGGTACATGCAAATTAAATGATAAAAAAGAAAAAGGAATCGAAAAAGCACTTAATATCAAAGTATTATTATCGGATATCTTTGCTCGATTTAACATTTCAATTGTGGCTGGAGAGGACGTAGTATTCGTACGTAATTTCGACAGCGCAGTAGACCTTTTAAAGCTACAGGCGGTAATTGAACTCTTCTGTATAGGCAAAGGCGTAAAGTATGCTTACAAAGCATTTAAACCACGCAGTTGGAGGGGGAGGGCAAATGGTGTTGGGGCACTTTTGGAAGTGGAGAAGGGAAATGTTAGTCAAACTGTTTGGCATGGCTATATGAAGAATATTGTCGCTTCTGATATCGATGGAAATGCTGCGGATGCTATTGGGATTGGAATGTGTTACTTATACAGGGAATTGCAGATACCATTTGCAAATATAATGTTGAAAGATAATAAATGA